The genomic segment GAACTGAACTTCAGTTCCGACATCGACTTGATTTTTGTCTATTCAGATGACGCACGCACGGATACGGGAAACGAGAATACCGAATACTTCGCTCGTCTCTGCGAATTCTTAATCAAGGCGATGAGCGAGATAACATCTGACGGCTACGTCTTTCGAGTTGACATCCGTTTGCGTCCTGAAAGCAGCGCAGGGGTCATTATCCGCTCTATGGAAAGTTATGAAAGTTATTACGAGGGCTGGGGTGATCTATGGGAGCGTCAGGCGCTCATCAAAGCACGCCCCGTCGCTGGAGATATGGCGTTTGGTGAAGAGTTCATCCGCATGATCCAACCGTTTGTGTATCAGCGTTATTTGGACGGTGTGACACTCACTGAAATTAAGGCAGACATCCGACGCACAAAAGCGCGAATAGAAGAACGACTCGTCAATGAAGGTGCGAATCTTGAGAGGCATGTGAAACTGGGCCCCGGCGGGATTCGCGATATAGAGTTCACCGTTCAATGCCTTCAAATGATCCACGGTGCCAAGCGTAAATCGTTATGTTCACACAACACGTTAGAAGCGATTACAGCGTTGAAGGAGAACACCCTCCTTGACGCAGAAGATGCGGACGCGCTTGCCGCTGCTTATCGGTTTTTACGCACTGTTGAGAATTGCATCCAAATTGAAGCCGATCAGCAGCGCTACGCTATCCCCGAGGGAGAGACCGAAGCGCGCGAGCTCGCCCGTCGCGTCGGCTACCCACACACGTCAGAAACTGATGCCTTGGAAACATTTCGTGCAGACTATCGCCGTCACACCGAGCAAGTACGTGCTATTTTTCGGAAGATTACAACGACTTCAATTGAATCTGCAGACGGACTTGACATCGGAATCCTCCTTTCTGAAGAGGATTCACAACAACTTGAGACTTTCTTAAGCACATTCCGTTTTGAAAATGCGAGAGAGGCACAGCGTCTCCTAAAGCAGCTCGCGAATGGTAGCGACGGCATCCAATTCTCCCCGAATGTCAGACGCACCTTCTTTAAACTCGCACCAACGCTCCTAAACGTTTTACGTGATTCCCCGAACCCGGATATGGCACTCCGCTATCTTTCAGCATTCACAGACAAAGTTGGTGCGCGGAGCAGCTACTATACGATGTTCGCTGAAAAACCGTCAACCCTTGAAGTGCTGACCCGTGTCTGCGGGACAAGTCTGTATCTCGCTGACATGCTCATCGCGAGTCCTGAACTTTTCGATCTACTAACTGTCCCCACATTAGTAGAACGCTCCAAGACTCTTACCGAGAAACAAGAAGAGGCGTTGCAGATTGTGGCAGAAGCACCAAGCGGAAGAATGTTGAGTATGCTGAGGCGGTATAAGAACGATGAGATCTGGCGTATCGCCTTACGTAATATCCTCGGTAATGCGACACTCCCGACAACGACTGAAGAACTCTCTGATTTAGCGGAAGCCGCCTTGCAAGCGATTTACCCAGAGATTGAAGGAGAAATGCGCGAGGCACACGGCACACCGCTTGCACCCGATGGAACACCCGTCACTTTCGCAATTATTGCGATGGGCAAGTTTGGAGGTCGCGAATTGAACTTCAGTTCGGATCTGGATGTTATGTACGTCTATTCCGCAGCCGGTGAAACGACACAAGGTATGTCAAATGCCGACTATTTTGCAGCAGCCGGTTTAGAATTAGTAAAACGACTTGCTGGAAATCAGGGAATGGGTATCTATGAAATCGATCTACGACTCCGCC from the Candidatus Poribacteria bacterium genome contains:
- a CDS encoding DUF294 nucleotidyltransferase-like domain-containing protein yields the protein MMNYTELSLPQGQREEIHRILSNASDRTGGIDTESILRSLQELATDDPDIQSCFSDIVIRVLKAAIDSPNPEAALNHFSRFGQAAFYRRSLYQLLRDDPFLIRPLILSFGASTYLSETLIRKPEYFYDIIDADVMQTQKTSEIMYQELAQSISRFASVEQKLRILRRYKRRETLRIGLRDLLKIADVETTTLELSNLAEAALQHCYEIGRDQVMKPKYGTPLNEEGDAPCRFAIIGMGKLGGYELNFSSDIDLIFVYSDDARTDTGNENTEYFARLCEFLIKAMSEITSDGYVFRVDIRLRPESSAGVIIRSMESYESYYEGWGDLWERQALIKARPVAGDMAFGEEFIRMIQPFVYQRYLDGVTLTEIKADIRRTKARIEERLVNEGANLERHVKLGPGGIRDIEFTVQCLQMIHGAKRKSLCSHNTLEAITALKENTLLDAEDADALAAAYRFLRTVENCIQIEADQQRYAIPEGETEARELARRVGYPHTSETDALETFRADYRRHTEQVRAIFRKITTTSIESADGLDIGILLSEEDSQQLETFLSTFRFENAREAQRLLKQLANGSDGIQFSPNVRRTFFKLAPTLLNVLRDSPNPDMALRYLSAFTDKVGARSSYYTMFAEKPSTLEVLTRVCGTSLYLADMLIASPELFDLLTVPTLVERSKTLTEKQEEALQIVAEAPSGRMLSMLRRYKNDEIWRIALRNILGNATLPTTTEELSDLAEAALQAIYPEIEGEMREAHGTPLAPDGTPVTFAIIAMGKFGGRELNFSSDLDVMYVYSAAGETTQGMSNADYFAAAGLELVKRLAGNQGMGIYEIDLRLRPHGNGGAIALPLAGYQNYYDKTAEVWERQALTRARVVVGDTEHLGKRFLEIAHTFCYADPITSEEIAQIVHTRQRKEAQATRTTSTRRRRRAKTQNVKSGYGGLVDIEFVVQTLQLVHGGEAPSIRVQNTPLAIERLHSIGVLTEAQRDGLSEAYLFLRRVENALRIVHDRALDDLPRNRTELAQLARRLGYTTTEDKSAVEAFLQDYGKWTETTRSLFNQILVDQTNL